A region of Anoplopoma fimbria isolate UVic2021 breed Golden Eagle Sablefish chromosome 24, Afim_UVic_2022, whole genome shotgun sequence DNA encodes the following proteins:
- the LOC129113894 gene encoding reticulon-4 receptor-like 1, which produces MVKPIVHRAGFMAMLLSHARGVYARRSPAASVSEAAGTDAVEGYGGVELLLVLCGLDLSQPCPRHCICYTSPSTVSCQAHNFHAVPEGIPAQSERVFLQNNKIQRLLRGHFSPTTTMLWLYSNNISYIQPSTFHGFDRLEELDLGDNRHLQAVASDTFLGLGRLHALHLYHCGLITLPPGIFAGLNNLQYLYLQDNQLEFLEDDLFIDLLNLSHLFLHGNKLWSLRQNTFRGLGVLDRLLLHQNRIQWVDRQAFHDLRRLTTLYLFNNSLTELSGSSLTLLPSLEYLRLNDNPWECDCKALSLWDWLRRFRGSTSSLMCASPPELAEKDLKTLKKEELPSCPSAEGHAHGGPGGEMEHGESLNHLNRHRNHHNHHQRPYLPHGDQYSLPSPSPLPRPPKGGRRNCTRRGRKAKGGPNEVQVLQEGGEKDYGPDGGKYDLSGTGRRKNKCIPRTSVGPPSGVQRVNNNAGSHFADYTFCLLTALLLSLISVILR; this is translated from the exons gtTATGGTGGGGTGGAGTTACTGTTGGTGCTGTGTGGCCTGGATCTCTCTCAGCCCTGCCCTCGCCACTGCATCTGCTACACCTCACCTAGCACCGTCTCCTGCCAGGCCCACAACTTCCATGCCGTGCCCGAGGGCATCCCTGCCCAGAGCGAACGCGTCTTCCTGCAGAACAACAAGATCCAGCGGCTGCTCCGCGGCCACTTCTCgcccaccaccaccatgttGTGGCTTTACTCCAACAACATCTCATACATACAACCCTCCACTTTCCACGGCTTCGACCGTCTGGAGGAGCTCGATCTTGGGGACAACCGTCACCTGCAGGCCGTGGCGTCGGACACCTTCCTGGGCCTGGGGAGGCTACACGCGCTGCACCTCTACCACTGTGGCCTGATCACGCTGCCTCCAGGCATCTTCGCGGGCCTCAATAATCTCCAGTATCTCTACTTACAG GACAACCAGTTGGAGTTCTTGGAGGACGATCTGTTCATCGACCTTCTGAACCTAAGTCATCTCTTCCTGCACGGCAATAAACTATGGAGCCTTCGCCAGAACACTTTCCGTGGTCTGGGGGTCTTAGACCGACTGCTTCTGCACCAGAACCGAATCCAGTGGGTTGACCGCCAAGCTTTCCATGACCTGCGGCGCCTCACCACCCTGTACCTGTTTAATAACTCCCTCACCGAGCTGTCCGGATCCAGCTTGACTCTACTGCCGTCCCTGGAGTACCTACGACTGAACGACAACCCCTGGGAGTGTGACTGCAAGGCGCTGTCGCTTTGGGATTGGCTGCGTAGGTTCAGAGGCTCTACCTCGTCTCTGATGTGCGCTTCGCCGCCAGAGCTGGCGGAGAAGGACCTAAAAACGCTGAAGAAAGaggagctgcccagctgccccTCAGCAGAGGGTCATGCACACGGCGGCCCAGGTGGGGAGATGGAGCATGGAGAGTCTTTGAACCACCTTAATCGTCACAGAAACCATCACAACCACCATCAGCGGCCGTACTTGCCCCACGGGGATCAGTACAGCTTGCCTTCACCCTCGCCCCTGCCGCGGCCACCTAAGGGAGGCCGCAGAAACTGCACCCGTCGGGGCCGCAAGGCAAAAGGGGGGCCGAACGAGGTGCAGGTACTGCAGGAGGGGGGTGAGAAAGACTATGGTCCAGATGGAGGTAAATATGATTTGTCTGGAactgggaggaggaagaacaagTGCATCCCCAGAACTTCTGTCGGCCCACCGAGTGGGGTCCAGAGGGTCAATAATAACGCAGGGTCACACTTTGCAGATTATACCTTCTGTTTACTAACagctctgctgctgtcactCATCTCTGTCATCCTACGCTGA